The DNA window GCCAGCAGGCTGTCGAAGGAGCCGGGACCGCAGTCCGGGGCCTCGGCCAGCTGGTCGGGAGTGTAGGCGGTCAGCCCCCGCTCGCGGCAGGTCTGCACGGAGTGCGGGTTGTGGTCGACCCCGACGCTCTCGGGGCCGCAGTTGAGCAGGTTCCGGCCCAGGCCGCACCCGATGTCGAGGACCCGGCCGAGCTTCAGCCTCTGCAGGTTCCACCGGTAGGGGGCCTGGGTGGGCAGCAACCGTTTGATCCCGGACTGCTCGAGGCGGGCGAGCCGCCGTGTGTAGTCGGACGTGGCGGTGCTGGGGGAAGGGGTACCCGGGGTTGCTGCGTGGGAATCAGACATCGTTGGCCGTCTCCTGAGCGCGTCGTAGGAGGGAGCGGGCCTCCTAGGGATCAACACACTACGCATCAGGACCGATTGTCGGGAGACCTCTTTTTATTGTCGGTCCCTCCCGGTGGTCGCGGGCCGCCGTCAGCGGCCGTCGGACGCGGCGCCTCCGGGCCTCCGCGGCCCTCCTCCGGTGCTGTGGCCACCGCACTAGCGGAAGACGGACGGCGGCGGCTGCGGCGAGGCCACCGCCGAGGCGTCCGCCACCGGCGCGGCCCCGCCCGTGAAGTCCGCCAGGGCCCGGCCGTGCTCCACCCGCCCCGGATGCGGATCGCTCGCGACCCGGCGGGTGAACTCCGCGACCGGCAGTGCACGGTCCGCGGCCACCAGGCCCGCGTTGCCGAAGCGCTTGCCCCGCCACACCACGGGATCGGCCGCCAGCGCCAGCTCCGCGAACCGGGACGCGGCCGTCGCGATCTGGCCCCGCAGATGGGCCAGCGGCGGGCCGTCCGCGAGATTGGCCACGTACCACCCGGTGGGCGCGAGGGCACGGCGTACGTCGTCCAGGAACTCGGTACTGGTCAGGTGCGCCGGAGTGCGCGCACCGCTGAACACATCCGCGATGACCAGGTCCGCCCAGCCGTCCGGCACCTTGGCCAGGCCCGCCCGGGCGTCCACCGCGCGGACCCGGATCCGAGCCTGCGGATCGAGCGGCAGGTGTTCGCGTACGAAGGCCACCAGCGCGGCGTCGATCTCCACGATCTGCTGGGTGGAGCGGGGGCGGGAGGCGGCGGTGTAGCGGGCGAGGGTGAAGGCGCCGCCGCCCAGGTGCACCACGTTCAGGGGTTGCCGGGCGGGGGCGGCGAGGTCGATGAGGTGGCCGATCCGCCGCTGGTACGCGAAGTCCAGGTACCCGGGATCGGCCAGGTCCACGTGCGACTGCGGGGCGCCGTCGACCAGCAGGGTCCAGGCGTCCGCGCGCTCGCGGTCGGGCGCCAGCTCCGCCCGCCCGCCCGCCACCTGTCCGACGACCGGCTCGGCGGCGCCGCGTCCGCGCTGCTGCTCGCCCTTGTTCCGGCCCTTGCCTCTGTCTCTGCCTGCCACCACCCCATTGTGGCCGGTCAGCGGCAGTTGTCGGCGGCCTCGATCAGCCGGGCCGCCTCCCCGAGCGCCTCGCGCAGCACCGCGGGGTCCGTGACCGGCTCGACGGCATCGGGCGGGAGCAGCCAGCCGGTGGCTCCGGTGGCGGGCGGGACCGCGTCGCCGAAGCGCATCCCGCGCCCGTTGGTCTGCGTGCACGCGCTGCCCGGCAGGTCCCAGGCATCGGCGGTGCCGGGCGGGACGAGGAAGCCGAGGGTGTCCCCCGAGCCGTCGTGCAGGACGGGCCCCACCCCGCCGGCCCGGCCGGCGCGGCGGATGATGTCCACCGCTTCCAGCCCCTGCCGGGTGGGGACGGTCACCAGGTCCGGGGCGTCGTTCCCGGCCACCGCCACGGTCACGGTCGCCGTCAAGGTCGCCGTCACGGTCGCGGTCCCACCGGGCACGGGCGCGGTGTTCGTTCCAGTGCTCTCCATGCCGGCCTCCACCAAGGGAACCCCTCCTCGATCCGCGTACGAGCCGGGAGTGGGGAGTCGCCTCCCACTCCGCATGGGTTCAACGCCCCGGAACGTCAACGGGTGCGGCGGGAAGACGCTGCAAAGGATGGCAGTTCATGGCAGATCGCGGGTGAGATATCCGTTTTGTAAACAAACATCGCATGAAGGGACCCGTACTGGCGGTACGTTCATGCGCGCCGGGCCACTCCTCCGCACAGCTTCCCGTACCGGCGCTGCGTTCCTTGCCAGAGAGGCCACGTCCATGGCGGCGTACCCCCACTCACCCAACTCCACGTTCCGGCGGCTGCGCGGGCAGCACTCCCCGGCCGAGTTCGCGGCGCTGGTGCGCCGGGCCGCGAAGGAGATCGGCGAAACGGTTTCCTGCGACGCGCGCTACATCGGCCGGGTCGAGTCCGGCGAGATCCGCTGCCCGAACTACGCCTACGAGCGGGTCTTCCTGCACATGTTCCCCGGTCGCACCCTGGCCGACCTGGGCTTCTCACCGCGCGAGGCGGTCCGCGGCCGCTCCGCGCTGCGCGACCCCTCCGCGCGCTCCCCCCACCCCACCCCTTCCCGTTCCAAGGAGAGCGACGTGCTGCGTCGCGCGTTCATGGCGGGCGGCTCCGCGACCGTGGCGGCCGCGACGCTCGGCCTCACCCTGCTCGGCGACACCCGCCGGCTCCCCTCCCGCGCCGGAGAGTCCGAGGCGGCGGCCGTCGAGGACGCCGTACGCCAGATCCGGCTGCTGGACGACCGGCACGGGGCCGACGCGCTGTACCGCAGGGCCGCCGGGCCCCTGCGCGCGGCGTACGCGCTGCTCGACGCGGGGGCCGCCCGGCAGTCCACCGAGGACCGGCTGCACGCGGGCGCCGGGGAACTGGCCGTCTCGGTCGGCTGGCTCGCCCACGACTCCGGCCGCTTCGACGACGCCCGCTCGCACTACGCGGAGGCCCTGGCGACGGCCCGGGTGGCGGGGGACGCCGGTCTGGAGGCGCACGCGTTCAGCAACATGGCCTTCCTGGCCCGTGACTGCGGCCGCTCCCGCGAGGCGGTACGGGCGGCCCAGGCGGGCCGCCGCGCCGCCCGCTCCCTCGGTTCCCCGCGGCTGCTGTCGCTGCTGGCGCTGCGGGAGGCGGGCGGCTGGGCGGGGCTGGCCGACCGCAAGGCCTGCGAGGAGGCGCTGACCCGGGCCCACACCGAGTTCTCCCGGGGCGCGGCCGACGCGGACCCGGAGTGGATGTCCTTCTTCGGCGAGGCCGAGCTGGAGTCCCTGGAGGCCAGGTGCTGGGCGACGCTCGGCGAGCACGCCCGCGCCGCCCGGCACGCCCGCCGGGCCGCCGACCTGCAGGATCCGCACTTCGCCCGGAACGTGGCCCTCTACACCGCCGAGCTGGCCGGCGACCTGGCGCGCGCGGGGGCTCCCGACGAGGCCGCCTGGGCGGGGGTCCGGGTGCTGGACCTGCTGGCCGAGGTGCACTCCACGCGGGTGCGCTCCCTGCTCTCCGACACGGCCCGCACCTTGATCCCGCACCAGCGCGCCCCGCGCGTGGGTGCCTTCCTGAGCCGGCACGCGGCCGTCTGAGCCGGGCCCGCGCGCGGCCGTCCGAGCCGGCACCCCGCCGTCCGGCCCGGCCGCCCCGGCTCAGGCGCCGAGGTACTCGTAGACCCCGCCCTCGGGATGGCGCACCACCGCCCGGCGCCCGTTGGGCGTGGCGGCGGGGGCGGCGATCACCTCGCCCCCGGAGGCCGCGCAGTGCGCGACCGCGGCGTCGAGGTCGGCCACGGCGAGCGTGGCCGCCACGCCCGCGAACCGCTCGGCGACCGCGTCGGGCCCGCTGAACAGCAGGAACGGCCCGACGCTGGCCAGGTCCAGGCCGGCGAACCCGAACCGGGTCGCGGGCTGGCCGGTCAACCGTACGTAGAAGTCCAGGGCCTGACCGAGATCGTCCACGCGCCGCCGCAGCACCACGGAAGTAATCGTCATGGACCCATCCTCGCAGTCACACAGCGAGACAACTCCCTTACGGAGACGGTCTTTTCGACGAAACGGCCGGATCCATGCCACCCTCCGGCCGGCCACGGCACTAGGCGTCCAGGTGCCCCGTGTCGTTCCAGCGCTCGAGCGCGGGGGCGCCGTAGGCCCAGCCGAGCACCGACAGCGAGGTGGGTTCCAGGCGGATGCGGGCGCCGAAGGAGGCCTCGAAGCCGAGCCAGCGGGCGGCCAGGGTGCGCAGGATGTGCCCGTGGGCGAAGACCAGGACGTCCCGCTCCGCCGAGCGGGCCCAGGCGACCACCTCGTCCGCGCGGGCCGCGACGTCGGCGACGGACTCGCCGCCCGGCACCCCGTCGCGCCAGATCAGCCAGCCGGGGCGGACCGCCTGGATCTCGGCCGGGGTCATGCCCTCGTAGTCGCCGTAGTCCCACTCCATCAGCGCGTCCCACGGTTCCGCCCGGACGCCGAAGCCCGCGAGCTCGCAGCTCTCGCTCGCGCGGACCAGCGGGCTGGTGCGGACCTCCAGGCCGGGCAGCCCCTTCCACGGGTCCCGGGCCAGCCGCTCGCCGAGCAGCTTGGCACCCCGCTTGCCCTCCTCCAGCAGGGGCACGTCCGTGCGTCCGGTGTGCTTGCCGAGCTGGGACCACGCCGTCTGGCCGTGGCGGGCCAGCAGGATGCGGGGGGCCATGAATTCTCCCGTTACATATATTTTCATGCGGTTTTACGGCGATTCCGTCGTCCGTACATCATCCAACACCTGAACGACGGCCTCGCCCACGGCCCTCCCCGGCCCGTTTCCGCCGTAAGTGCACGATTGTCAGTGGCGGATGGGACACTTCCGCGGGTGAGCTCCTACCCGCCCCGCAGCGCCCCGCAGACGACCCTGCGGCAGCGGCTCGCCGGCCTGCGCGGCCCGGCCGTGCCGCCCCGCCCGCTCGACGCCCGGGCCCTGGCCGCGCTCGCCGCCAACCCGGGCTGCGGCAGACGCGCCCTGCTCGACGGGGCCGGCGTGGACAAGACGGCCCTCGCATCGGCCCTCGGCTCCCCCGCGCCCTTCGGGCAGTCCCAGTTCGCCATCGTCCGCGGGAACTCCTTCGAGGCCAAGGTCAAGGCCGACGGCGGGGCCGAGCTGCTGCGCCTGGTCCACGCGCACCTCGGCGCCGGGACCGAGCCCCCCGGTGCGGGCGCCTTCGTCCCCGACCTGACCGCCGCCGGGCCCGAGGGCCGCGCCGCGCGGACCGCGCTCGCCCTGCGCGAGGCCACCGCCGCCGGCCGGGACACGGGGGCGTGGACGCTGCTGGACCACCCGATGCTGGCCCTGGAGGTCGCGGGCACCCCCGCCTACCTGGAGCCGGACGCCGTCGTCGTGCATCCCGACGGCCGCTGGACCGTGGTGGAGATCAAGTCGTTCCCGATGATCGACGGGGCCGCCGACGCCGCGAAGGTGGGCGCCGCCGCCCGCCAGGCCGCCGTCTACGTCCTGGCCCTGGAGAAGACCGCGGAGAAGCTGCCCGGCGCCGAGGTCGGGCACACCGTGCTGCTGGTCTGCCCCAAGGACTTCTCCAACCTGCCCACCGCCTCGCCCGTCGACGTCCGCCGCGAGCGCTCCGTGACCCGGCGCCAGCTGGAGCGGCTGACCCGGGTCGAGGAGCTGGCCGCCGCGCTGCCCGAGGGGCTCAGCTTCGACCCGGCGCGCACCGCCGAGGAGCTGGCCGACGCCGTGGCCGCGGTGGACGCCTCCTACGCCCCCGAGTGCCTGGCCGCCTGCGAGCTGGCCTTCCACTGCCGGGACCGGGCCCGCGCCGCCGACGAGGTGACCGCGCTGGGCCGTTCCGTACGGGGCGAGCTGGGCGCGCTGACCACCGTCGAGCAGGCCCTGGCGGCGGCCTCCGGCGCCGGCCGCGCCGACGACCCGACGGCCGCCGCGCTGCACCGGGCGGCCCGGCTGCGCGCCGAGGCGCTGGAACTGGCCGCAGCCCTTCCGCCGTACCCCGCCCCGGAGACCCCCGAATGCCCCTGCTGAACACCCTGGCCCGGCTGGAGGCGGTCCGCGCGGGCCGCGCGCAGCCGCTCGCGACCGTGCGGCACCGCCACCTGTCCGAGACCCCGCTGGTCCTCGTGCCGCTGACCACCGCCGGTGAGGCCGGGGCCCCGCTGGGCGCGCTGGTCGGCACCGACCGGCACGAGCCCCGGGTGTTCGTGATACCCCAGCCGCGCGACCGGGCCCTGCGCTGGGAGTTCCTCGCGGACCTCGCGGTCCACGTCCTGGCCCACATCGACTCCTACGCGGACGACGTGGAGCCGGCCGAGCGCACCGAGACCGACCCGGAGACGGGCAAGAAGGTCAAGGTCGAGGCCGAGCTGTGCCGGGACGCGCCGCAGCTGATCGTGCCGAGCCGGGCGGGCATCGAGTACGTGCGCCTGCTGGGCCGGTCGATGCGGTTCCGCCGGACGGCCGAGGAGGATCCGGAGAATCCGTATCCGGCGCCGCCGAAGGTGCCGCTGCTGGGCCGCTGGTTCACGCACCTCGGCGAGCGGGCGCGGGTCCCGGGCTCCTCGATGCTCCTGTCGGCGACGGAGCTGCTCGGGCGGCACTGGGCGAGCGGCCAGAGCAACCTGGAGGACCAGCACCTGGGTGCGCTGCTCGCCTGGATCGACCCGCCCGGGGGCGTGTCGGGGGCCGAGGCGGCCCTGCGGACGGAGCTGGGCCGCGACCAGGACGGCCAGCTGCTGTGCCCGCCGGCCGGTCCGGCCACCGACCCGGCCTTCGACAACAAGCTGCTCGCTCCGGCGATCGCCCGCTACGACGCGGCGCGCGCGGCCCTGGCGGCCGGGCCCGGGGAGGACGACCGCGACGTGCGGATCGCCGAACAAGCCGTGCGCCGCCTCGTCGTGGAGCAGATGTCGAGCACCTGGTGGAGGACGTGGGAGGCGATCGACCTGCTGCGCACCCTGCCGCCCGGCGAGCGCGCCGAGGAGCGCTGGACCCGCGACCGCTGGTCGTACACCGGCCACCGGGACCGGGTGCGGGCGGGCGAGCCGCCGCAGCCGCGCCGCGACGACGCGGTGACGGCGGCGCAGAAGCTGGCCACGCGGGAGACCGAGCAGGTGCGGCTCGACGCCCAGGAGGCGCTGGACGATCCGCTGGTGATGGCGGGCCGGCGGCTCGGGGGCGAGGCCTTCGCCGGTGAGGTCACCGAGGTGGTGATGGAGTGGACGGAGTCGAAGCGGCCGAGCCCGCGCCCGCTGGTGACGGTGGCGACCGAGGACCGTCCGCAGCTCTCGGAGGGCGGCGGCGGGAAGGTCTACCGCTCGCTGGACGGTCGTCCGCAGAGCGCGGTGTTCGTACGCTTCGAGGAGGACGGGCGGCTCGTGCTGCGGCTCCTGGACAAGATGGGCCGTGGCCGGGAGCCGGAGCCGGGCTCGGTGCCGGAGAAGGGCGACCGGGTGTGCTGGACGCTCTTCGAGCACGACGCGCGCGGCGGCCCGAAGCTGCCCGACCCGGAGCGGACCCCGTGGACCCACGGCGGCCCGCCGGGACACCTGACCGCCCCCGTGCTGCCCGACGCCGTGACCGACGAGGACGTGCTGTGAACTCCTTCGACCCGGGGGCCGCGGCCGCCGAGGCGACCGCCGCCATCCTGCGCGACACCCTGCACGGGACCGAGCGGGGCGTGGTCGTCGACTCCCCGCCCGGGGCCGGCAAGTCCACGCTCGTCGTCCGGGCGGCCCGCGAGCTGGCCGCGGCCGGGCGCCGGCTGATGGTGGTGGCGCAGACCAACGCCCAGGTCGACGACCTGGTGCTGCGGCTCGCCGACAAGGATCCGGAGCTGAAGGTCGGCCGCCTGCACAGCAGCGAGGGCGACGCGTACGACCCCGCGCTGCGCGAGCTGCCCTCGGTCACGCTCTCCGCCAAGCCGGGGGACCTCGCGGAGCTGCCGATCACCATCTCCACGGCGGCGAAGTGGGCGTACGTCAAGGACGCGGAGCCCTGGGAGCACGCCATCGTCGACGAGGCGTACCAGATGCGGTCCGACGCGCTGCTGGCCGTGGCCGGGCTGTTCGAGCGGGCGCTGTTCGTGGGCGACCCGGGGCAGCTGGACCCCTTCAGCGTGGTGGGCGCCGAGCAGTGGGCCGGCTTGTCGTACGACCCCTCCGCCTCCGCGGTCAGCACCCTGCTGGCGCACAACCCGCAGCTGCCGCAGCACCGGCTGCCGGTGTCGTGGCGGCTCCCGGCGACGGCCGCGCCGCTGGTCTCCCGGGCGTTCTACCCGTACACGCAGTTCCGCAGCGGTACGGGCCCGGGCGAGCGGCGGCTGTCGTACGGGGTCCCCTCGGACGGGTCGGGGCCGGACCGGGTGCTGGACGAGGCCGCCGAGTCGGGCTGGGGCCTGCTGGAGCTGCCCGCGCGGCACACCCCGCGCACCGACCCGGAGGCGGTGGCGGCCGTGGCGCTGGTGGTCCGCCGGGCCCTGGACCGCGGGGCGGTGACCTCCGACGAGCAGTCGGCGGGGCCGTCGCCGCTGACCGCGGACCGCGTCGCGGTGGGCACCGCGCACCGCGACCAGGCGTCCGCGATCCGGGCCGCGCTGGCCGTGCACGGGGTCACCGGGGTCACGGTGGACACCGCGAACCGCCTCCAGGGGCGGGAGTACGACCTCACGGTGATCCTGCACCCGCTGTCGGGCCGGCCCGACGCGACGGCCTTCCACCTGGAGACGGGCCGCCTGTGCGTGCTGGCCTCGCGGCACCGGCACGCCTGTGTGGTGGTGGCCCGGGCGGGCATAGCGGAGCTCCTGGACGACCACCCCTCGACGGAGCCGGTGCAGCTGGGCGTGACGGTGAAGTTCCCGGACGGCTGGGAGGCGAACCACGCGGTCCTGGCCCACCTGGCGGAACACCGGGTGCGCTGGCGGCCCTAGCCGCGCTTGCGCTCGGCGCCCAGACGTTCGCGGAGTACCTCGCCGACCTCGGCCAGGGTGCGGAGCTGGTCCGGCGTCAGGACGTCGATCAGGTGGCGGCGTACGGACTCCACGTGGAGCGGGGCCGCAGCCGTGATGGTGTCCACCCCCGCCCCGGTGAGGACCACCTCCGCGCCCCGGCCGTCCCCGGCGACCTCCTCGCGGCGCACGATCCCGCGCTGTTCCATGCGGGTGAGCTGGTGGGACAGCCGGCTGCGCGACCAGTGCAGGAGGACCGCGAGTGCGCTGATCCGCATGCGGTGGCCGTCCGCGGAGCCGAGCACCGACAGGACGTCGTAGTCCGCTTCGGAGAGGCCGCTGTCCTGCCCGAGGTCCCGCGCGATCCCCGCGTTGACCAGCGGGAACATCCGCCGCCAGGCGTACCAGGCGTCCTGCTCGGCCTCGCTGAGCCAGCGGGGCCCGGATGGGGGGGTCATGTCAGCACTGTAGCCAGGTCGGTGACACATCACCTAGATGGTTGACACGTCACGCACGCCCCGGTTCTATAGGTGACACGTCAACAATTTCACGCACCGATGACCGGGAGTCCCCACCGTGACCCGTCTGCACGTCCTCTCCGCCGCCACCCGCCCCACCTCCTCCGGCCGCCCCCTCGCCCAGTGGGTCGCCGAGCAGGCCCGCGCCCGCGGCGGCTTCGAGGTCACCCCCGTCGACCTCGCCGAGATCGCGCTGCCGTTCCTGGACGAGCCCGAGAACGCCGCCAGCGGCGTCTACGCCCACCAGCACACCCGGGAGTGGAGCGCGCTGGTCGACGCGGCGGACGCCTTCCTCTTCGTCATGCCGATGTACAACGGCGGCTTCACCGCACCGTTCAAGAACGCGATCGACTTCCTCTACCGCGAGTGGCAGGGCAAGCCGGTCGGCATCGTCAGCTACAGCGGCGGCGTCACGGGCGGCGCCCCGGCCGCCGAGATGCTGCTGCCGGTGCTCACCCGGGTCGGCATGCGGCCCGCCGGGCGGTCCGTCGCGGTCCCCGGCATCGGGGGCCTGGTCGGACCCGAGGGCTTCGAGGCGCCCGCGGGCCTCGCGCAGGAGCTGGCCGGCGTACTCGACGACGTGGCGGAGCTGGCGGCGGCGGAGCCCGCCGCCGAGGCCGTCACCGTGTGAGCCCCGTCCCGGTGCGGTCTTGCGGGGCGTTGGACAATGGACGGTGGCCCGGCAGCAACGCACGCGCAGCAGGAGGACAGGCATGGCAGAGCCCGAGCGGACCGAGCGGAGGCTTCGGCCCGCACCACTGCTCTTCGAGCCCTCCGAGGCCGCCACGGATCCGGAGCACTTCTTCGACCTGGAGTCGATCGAGGACCCTCGCGAGCTGCTGGCCCGTGCGACCGAGCTGACGCTGGCCTTCCGGGCCGCGCAGGAGCGGGCGGTGGAGTTCCAGGCGCTGGCGGCGGCGCAGCTGGCGGACCCCCGGCGGTTCGACCGGCTCTCGCCGGCGCTCATCGCGGAGCAGGCGGAGTGGACCGAGGACTACGCCCGCAAGATGATCGAGTTCGGCGAGTCCCTCCGGCGCGACGCGGGCCCGGAAGCCTGAGCGGGCGCGGCTGGCATATGCGGGGCGCAACATACCCCAGCGGTGCCCGCCGTGTCCCGGATTCCGGTAACTCCCGGAGACCGGAACGTTACGCCGGGTAGACCTGGAGCATGACGACGCTGACGACGGCCCCCGGACGCCCCGCCCTCCCCGACGTACGCACCGCATCCGCCGCCCACGTCACCCCGCAGGGCGCCGCCTGGCTCGCCTCCGCCTGCGCGCGGCCGGGGGCCACCCTGGCGGCCTGGGAGGCCCGGCCCACCGCGCCCGCGGTGCTGCCCTGCGGGAGCGCCTTCGACGTAGTCAACGTCCCGGCCGTGTTCGGGCGCCGGATCCTGGACCTGCTCTGGGCCGAAGGCCCCGGCTGCGGGCCGGTCGCCGTGCACCGGGGCCGGATGCTGCTCTTCGCCGCCACCGGGACGGCCCACCGGCTCCCCGCCCTGCTGGCGTGGGAGGAGTGGGGAGGCTCCCGTACCGTTGCGGCGCCGCTGTGCCACGGGCTCGGCGACGCCGTCACGGTGCCGCCGCTCGCGGCCGTCCCGGGCCCGTCCCGCTGGCTGGTGGCCCCCGACGCGCGCAGGCCCTGGCTGCCGGGACCCGAGGCCCTGCTGTGGGCCTTCGTCCGGGCGGCCCGAGCTGCGGATATCGATTTTTAGTTCCGCGGAACCTCCTGGTAATGTCTACGACGTCAGCAGGCGCCGCTAGCTCAGTTGGTTAGAGCAGCTGACTCTTAATCAGCGGGTCCGGGGTTCGAGTCCCTGGCGGCGCACAGACGGAAGAAGACCCCCACTCCTCGGAGCGGGGGTCTTCTTCGTTCCGGGTACGGCCGGCTAGGTGGTGATCTTCACCGTGTACGCGCCCGACTGGGTCCGGTCGGC is part of the Streptomyces subrutilus genome and encodes:
- a CDS encoding fused MFS/spermidine synthase, translating into MAGRDRGKGRNKGEQQRGRGAAEPVVGQVAGGRAELAPDRERADAWTLLVDGAPQSHVDLADPGYLDFAYQRRIGHLIDLAAPARQPLNVVHLGGGAFTLARYTAASRPRSTQQIVEIDAALVAFVREHLPLDPQARIRVRAVDARAGLAKVPDGWADLVIADVFSGARTPAHLTSTEFLDDVRRALAPTGWYVANLADGPPLAHLRGQIATAASRFAELALAADPVVWRGKRFGNAGLVAADRALPVAEFTRRVASDPHPGRVEHGRALADFTGGAAPVADASAVASPQPPPSVFR
- a CDS encoding AAA domain-containing protein, yielding MNSFDPGAAAAEATAAILRDTLHGTERGVVVDSPPGAGKSTLVVRAARELAAAGRRLMVVAQTNAQVDDLVLRLADKDPELKVGRLHSSEGDAYDPALRELPSVTLSAKPGDLAELPITISTAAKWAYVKDAEPWEHAIVDEAYQMRSDALLAVAGLFERALFVGDPGQLDPFSVVGAEQWAGLSYDPSASAVSTLLAHNPQLPQHRLPVSWRLPATAAPLVSRAFYPYTQFRSGTGPGERRLSYGVPSDGSGPDRVLDEAAESGWGLLELPARHTPRTDPEAVAAVALVVRRALDRGAVTSDEQSAGPSPLTADRVAVGTAHRDQASAIRAALAVHGVTGVTVDTANRLQGREYDLTVILHPLSGRPDATAFHLETGRLCVLASRHRHACVVVARAGIAELLDDHPSTEPVQLGVTVKFPDGWEANHAVLAHLAEHRVRWRP
- a CDS encoding MarR family winged helix-turn-helix transcriptional regulator → MTPPSGPRWLSEAEQDAWYAWRRMFPLVNAGIARDLGQDSGLSEADYDVLSVLGSADGHRMRISALAVLLHWSRSRLSHQLTRMEQRGIVRREEVAGDGRGAEVVLTGAGVDTITAAAPLHVESVRRHLIDVLTPDQLRTLAEVGEVLRERLGAERKRG
- a CDS encoding class I SAM-dependent methyltransferase; the encoded protein is MSDSHAATPGTPSPSTATSDYTRRLARLEQSGIKRLLPTQAPYRWNLQRLKLGRVLDIGCGLGRNLLNCGPESVGVDHNPHSVQTCRERGLTAYTPDQLAEAPDCGPGSFDSLLASHVLEHVDEETAASLLEQYLPLVKPGGSLVLITPQEVGFRSDATHIRWVGFEELRTAADRAGVAVRRTYSFPFPRPMGKVFPYNEFVLVGTVPGATR
- a CDS encoding NADPH-dependent FMN reductase; this encodes MTRLHVLSAATRPTSSGRPLAQWVAEQARARGGFEVTPVDLAEIALPFLDEPENAASGVYAHQHTREWSALVDAADAFLFVMPMYNGGFTAPFKNAIDFLYREWQGKPVGIVSYSGGVTGGAPAAEMLLPVLTRVGMRPAGRSVAVPGIGGLVGPEGFEAPAGLAQELAGVLDDVAELAAAEPAAEAVTV
- a CDS encoding transcriptional regulator, with the translated sequence MAAYPHSPNSTFRRLRGQHSPAEFAALVRRAAKEIGETVSCDARYIGRVESGEIRCPNYAYERVFLHMFPGRTLADLGFSPREAVRGRSALRDPSARSPHPTPSRSKESDVLRRAFMAGGSATVAAATLGLTLLGDTRRLPSRAGESEAAAVEDAVRQIRLLDDRHGADALYRRAAGPLRAAYALLDAGAARQSTEDRLHAGAGELAVSVGWLAHDSGRFDDARSHYAEALATARVAGDAGLEAHAFSNMAFLARDCGRSREAVRAAQAGRRAARSLGSPRLLSLLALREAGGWAGLADRKACEEALTRAHTEFSRGAADADPEWMSFFGEAELESLEARCWATLGEHARAARHARRAADLQDPHFARNVALYTAELAGDLARAGAPDEAAWAGVRVLDLLAEVHSTRVRSLLSDTARTLIPHQRAPRVGAFLSRHAAV
- a CDS encoding histidine phosphatase family protein; this translates as MAPRILLARHGQTAWSQLGKHTGRTDVPLLEEGKRGAKLLGERLARDPWKGLPGLEVRTSPLVRASESCELAGFGVRAEPWDALMEWDYGDYEGMTPAEIQAVRPGWLIWRDGVPGGESVADVAARADEVVAWARSAERDVLVFAHGHILRTLAARWLGFEASFGARIRLEPTSLSVLGWAYGAPALERWNDTGHLDA
- a CDS encoding VOC family protein, coding for MTITSVVLRRRVDDLGQALDFYVRLTGQPATRFGFAGLDLASVGPFLLFSGPDAVAERFAGVAATLAVADLDAAVAHCAASGGEVIAAPAATPNGRRAVVRHPEGGVYEYLGA